From the Lolium rigidum isolate FL_2022 chromosome 2, APGP_CSIRO_Lrig_0.1, whole genome shotgun sequence genome, one window contains:
- the LOC124687472 gene encoding putative kinase-like protein TMKL1 yields the protein MAPAAADGAPDEPVHKGRTNTILLPILGVLFAYLLYRYLLPRLRGLRLQDRLPFRLPVPACLRRRSDGATRGALLPYFAPIADRLGALQPYLGPIAERLGVVPVPHGAGHADALVKFPGGEALTVAAILEAPGEVVAKSSHSTVYRAAMRSGEAAVLLRFVRPACAVGPDEATAAARRIGAVTHPNIVPLRAVYVGPRGEKLLVHPFYAAGSLHRFLQEGIADSQRWKIICKLSLCIAKGLDHLHTGMEKPIVHGNLKTSNILLDASSECRISDHGLYLLLNIGGAHEMLETAAAQGYKAPELIKMRDATRESDVYSFGVVLLEMLAQKDSAKNDGDGAPSSRDIFLPASFKNLVLERKISDAFSSDLVRQSRKAGNEKKLNAFFELATACCSPSPSLRPNTKEIIRRLEEIAK from the exons atggcgccggcggcggcggacggagcCCCGGACGAGCCGGTGCACAAGGGCCGGACCAACACCATCCTGCTCCCCATCCTCGGCGTCCTCTTCGCCTACCTGCTCTACCGCTACCTCCTGCCGCGCCTCCGCGGCCTCCGCCTCCAAGACCGCCTCCCGTTCCGCCTCCCGGTCCCGGcctgcctccgccgccgcagcgACGGCGCTACCCGAGGCGCCCTGCTGCCATACTTCGCGCCGATCGCCGACCGGCTCGGCGCGCTGCAGCCGTACCTCGGCCCCATCGCCGAGCGGCTCGGGGTGGTCCCGGTCCCCCACGGCGCCGGGCACGCggacgcgctcgtcaagttccccgGCGGCGAGGCGCTCACGGTGGCCGCCATCCTCGAGGCGCCCGGCGAGGTGGTCGCCAAGTCCTCGCACAGCACCGTCTACCGCGCCGCCATGCGCTCCGGGGAGGCCGCCGTGCTGCTCCGCTTCGTGCGCCCCGCCTGCGCCGTCGGGCCGGACGAGGCCACCGCCGCGGCGCGCCGGATCGGCGCGGTCACCCACCCCAACATCGTGCCGCTCCGCGCAGTCTACGTCGGGCCCAGGGGCGAGAAGCTGCTCGTGCACCCCTTCTACGCCGCCGGCTCGCTCCACCGCTTCCTGCAAG AGGGCATCGCCGACTCTCAGAGGTGGAAGATAATCTGCAAGCTCTCCCTCTGCATCGCCAAGGGGCTGGATCACCTGCACACAGGGATGGAGAAGCCGATCGTCCACGGCAACCTCAAGACGAGCAACATCCTGCTGGACGCCAGCAGCGAGTGCAGGATATCGGACCACGGCCTCTACCTTCTGCTGAACATCGGCGGCGCCCACGAGATGCtcgagacggcggcggcgcaggggtACAAGGCGCCGGAGCTGATCAAGATGAGGGACGCCACCAGGGAGAGCGACGTCTACAGCTTCGGGGTGGTCCTGCTCGAGATGCTCGCGCAGAAGGACTCGGCGAagaacgacggcgacggcgcgccgAGCTCCCGCGACATCTTCCTACCAGCGTCGTTTAAGAATTTGGTGCTGGAGAGGAAGATCTCCGACGCGTTCAGCTCGGACCTCGTCAGGCAGAGCAGGAAGGCCGGGAACGAGAAGAAGCTGAATGCGTTCTTTGAGTTGGCAACGGCATGCTGTAGCCCTTCGCCGTCGCTGAGACCCAACACCAAGGAGATAATCAGAAGGCTGGAGGAGATAGCGAAGTAG